The Micromonospora sp. WMMD961 genome has a segment encoding these proteins:
- a CDS encoding undecaprenyl-diphosphate phosphatase has protein sequence MTWVEAIVLGIVQGLTEFLPVSSSGHLRITSAIFFDRDAGASFTAVTQLGTEAAVLIYFAKDIWRITRTWLVGIRDTSVRSSLDYRMGWYVIVGSIPIGLFGFLFKDQIKTAGRNLWVVATTLIVFAFVLAFAEYWGRQTRTLENFRMKDGIVMGFAQAMALVPGVSRSGGTLTAGLLLNLTREAAARYSFLLAIPAVVMSGVFSLGDVFEPSAPGTSAPSVAQMIVATVIAFGIGYAAIAWLLRYVAHHTLYVFVLYRVALGTLVLALLLTGTIEAT, from the coding sequence GTGACCTGGGTCGAGGCCATCGTCCTGGGCATCGTCCAGGGACTGACCGAGTTCCTTCCGGTCAGCTCGTCGGGGCATCTTCGGATCACCTCGGCGATCTTCTTCGACCGCGACGCGGGCGCGTCGTTCACCGCGGTCACCCAGCTCGGCACCGAAGCGGCCGTGTTGATCTACTTCGCGAAGGACATCTGGCGGATCACCCGGACCTGGCTGGTCGGCATCCGGGACACGTCGGTCCGGTCCAGCCTCGACTACCGGATGGGCTGGTACGTGATCGTCGGCTCGATCCCGATCGGGCTGTTCGGCTTCCTGTTCAAGGACCAGATCAAGACCGCCGGGCGCAACCTGTGGGTGGTGGCGACCACGTTGATCGTGTTCGCGTTCGTGTTGGCGTTCGCCGAGTACTGGGGGCGGCAGACCCGCACCCTGGAGAACTTCCGGATGAAGGACGGCATCGTGATGGGCTTCGCCCAGGCGATGGCGCTGGTCCCCGGGGTGTCCCGCTCCGGTGGCACGCTCACCGCCGGCCTGCTGCTCAACCTGACCCGGGAGGCGGCGGCACGGTACTCGTTCCTGCTGGCCATTCCGGCGGTGGTGATGTCCGGCGTGTTCAGCCTCGGGGACGTCTTCGAACCGTCCGCCCCGGGCACGTCCGCGCCGTCGGTGGCCCAGATGATCGTGGCGACCGTCATCGCCTTCGGCATCGGGTACGCGGCCATCGCCTGGCTGCTGCGCTACGTCGCCCACCACACCCTGTACGTCTTCGTGCTGTATCGGGTAGCGCTGGGCACCCTGGTCCTGGCTCTGCTGCTCACCGGCACGATCGAGGCCACCTGA
- a CDS encoding histidine phosphatase family protein, whose protein sequence is MVTVATLLLLRHGRTTANADGGLAGRQPVELDDTGRAQAAAVGERLRALPLAAVVTSPLIRCRQTLELALPQATPVVEDGLIECDYGSWEGQPLKKLAKEPLWPVVQQRPSAAVFPDGEAMAAMSARAVAAVRSWDARVSAEHGPEAVWLACSHGDVIKAIVADALGVHLDLFQRVVADPASVTAIRFTPLRPFLLRLNDTGGDLSGLVSPPRKRRRRAPRAADSDAAVGGGAGAGS, encoded by the coding sequence GTGGTCACCGTGGCGACCCTTCTGCTTCTGCGACACGGCCGGACCACGGCGAACGCCGACGGTGGCCTGGCTGGCCGGCAACCGGTCGAGCTGGACGACACCGGGCGCGCCCAGGCCGCCGCGGTGGGCGAGCGGCTGCGGGCGCTGCCGCTGGCCGCCGTCGTGACGAGCCCGCTGATCCGCTGCCGGCAGACCCTGGAGCTGGCGCTGCCGCAGGCCACGCCGGTCGTCGAGGACGGTCTGATCGAGTGTGACTACGGCAGCTGGGAGGGGCAGCCGCTGAAGAAGCTCGCCAAGGAGCCGCTCTGGCCGGTGGTGCAGCAGCGCCCCAGTGCGGCGGTCTTCCCCGACGGGGAGGCGATGGCGGCGATGTCCGCCCGGGCGGTGGCGGCGGTTCGGTCGTGGGACGCCCGGGTGAGCGCCGAGCACGGTCCCGAGGCGGTGTGGTTGGCGTGCAGCCACGGTGATGTGATCAAGGCCATCGTGGCGGACGCGCTCGGCGTACACCTGGATCTCTTTCAGCGGGTCGTGGCCGACCCGGCGTCGGTGACCGCGATCCGGTTCACGCCGCTGCGGCCGTTCCTGCTCCGGCTCAACGACACCGGCGGTGACCTGTCGGGCCTGGTGTCGCCGCCCCGCAAGCGGCGTCGGCGGGCACCCCGCGCGGCCGATTCGGACGCCGCCGTCGGCGGCGGGGCCGGTGCGGGCTCGTGA
- a CDS encoding DUF3090 domain-containing protein codes for MTHQVHAFEPPERFVAGTVGPPGERAFFLQARGGGRLVSVALEKVQVSLLAEKLEELLTEAQRRFGVDLPELAPVIGDNEPLDTPVDEEFRVGTLGLAFDVDTATVVIEAIAAGEVEPEVELGDEDDDDDDDEDEEPDEDLDRLRVRLTPQATRQFIERARRVVNAGRPPCPLCGQPLDPAGHLCPRHNGYHR; via the coding sequence ATGACCCACCAGGTGCATGCCTTCGAACCGCCGGAGCGGTTCGTCGCCGGGACCGTCGGCCCGCCGGGGGAGCGCGCCTTCTTCCTGCAGGCCCGTGGCGGCGGTCGGCTGGTCAGCGTCGCGCTGGAGAAGGTCCAGGTGTCCCTGCTCGCCGAGAAGCTGGAAGAGCTGCTCACCGAGGCGCAGCGTCGCTTCGGGGTGGACCTGCCCGAGCTGGCACCGGTGATCGGTGACAACGAGCCGCTGGACACCCCGGTCGACGAGGAGTTCCGGGTCGGGACCCTCGGGCTGGCCTTCGACGTGGACACCGCGACCGTGGTGATCGAGGCGATCGCTGCGGGTGAGGTGGAGCCCGAGGTCGAGCTGGGCGACGAGGACGACGACGATGACGACGACGAGGACGAAGAGCCGGACGAGGACCTGGATCGGCTCCGGGTCCGGCTCACCCCGCAGGCGACCCGCCAGTTCATCGAGCGGGCCCGGCGAGTGGTCAACGCGGGCCGGCCGCCGTGCCCGCTCTGCGGCCAACCGTTGGACCCCGCCGGGCACCTCTGCCCGCGGCACAACGGTTATCACCGGTGA
- a CDS encoding SCO1664 family protein: MTSSGLQPRQDGDAALRLLRDGVLDLEGRLVDASNTTLRGILTLDGVTARCVYKPVRGERPLWDFPDGTLAGREVSAYLVSEATGWGLVPPTVLRDGPFGPGSCQLWIDEPEDAEALVGFLPADELPPRWFPIAAARDDDGSAYVLAHAEDPRLARLAVLDAVINNADRKGGHVLVGADDRIYGVDHGVSFHVEDKLRTVLWGWAGGQLPPDAVEMLDGLAGKVAGALGAELADHLTISEVAELASRIDRLREAGRFPQPPEDWPAMPWPPM, from the coding sequence GTGACCTCGTCCGGCCTCCAGCCCCGCCAGGACGGTGACGCCGCGCTTCGGCTGTTGCGCGACGGTGTGCTCGACCTGGAAGGTCGGCTGGTCGACGCGTCGAACACCACGCTGCGCGGCATCCTGACCCTGGACGGGGTCACCGCCCGCTGCGTCTACAAGCCGGTGCGGGGCGAACGACCGCTCTGGGACTTCCCGGACGGCACGCTGGCCGGCCGGGAGGTCTCGGCGTACCTGGTCTCCGAGGCGACGGGTTGGGGCCTGGTGCCGCCCACCGTGCTGCGCGACGGCCCGTTCGGCCCCGGCTCCTGCCAGTTGTGGATCGACGAGCCGGAGGACGCCGAGGCGCTGGTCGGGTTCCTGCCGGCCGACGAGCTGCCGCCCCGCTGGTTCCCGATCGCCGCGGCCCGCGACGACGACGGCAGCGCGTACGTGTTGGCGCACGCCGAAGACCCGCGGCTGGCCCGACTGGCGGTGCTCGACGCGGTGATCAACAACGCCGACCGTAAGGGTGGTCACGTGCTGGTCGGCGCGGACGACCGGATCTACGGCGTGGACCACGGGGTGAGCTTCCACGTGGAGGACAAGCTGCGCACGGTGCTCTGGGGTTGGGCCGGCGGGCAGCTTCCCCCGGACGCCGTGGAGATGCTCGACGGGCTCGCCGGGAAGGTCGCCGGGGCGCTCGGCGCGGAGCTGGCCGACCACCTGACGATCAGCGAGGTGGCCGAACTGGCCTCCCGGATCGACCGGCTGCGGGAGGCTGGCCGTTTCCCACAGCCGCCGGAGGACTGGCCGGCGATGCCCTGGCCACCCATGTGA
- the mshC gene encoding cysteine--1-D-myo-inosityl 2-amino-2-deoxy-alpha-D-glucopyranoside ligase translates to MESWAGHEVPRLPGTGVPLALYDSARQGVHPSDPADAASMYVCGITPYDATHLGHAATMITFDLVQRMWRDAGRPVRYVQNVTDIDDPLLERAARDGEDWVVLAMRETALFREDMEALRIIPPEHYVGAVESIPDIADKVEVLVKDGAAYRLDDGTGDVYFDISATGRFGYESNLTREQMLEIFPDRGGDPDRAGKRDPLDPLLWRGVREGEPSWPGGELGPGRPGWHIECAVIALNLLGDRIDVQGGGNDLLFPHHEASAAHAERLTGQAPFAQHYVHAGMIGLDGEKMSKSRGNLVFVSRLRADKVDPMAIRLALISGHYRADRTWTDELLTAAQERLARWRRAAAAPAGPSGAELLAGVRARLADDLDTPGALAVADRWAEATLAGAADDTEAPALFAKTVDALLGIHL, encoded by the coding sequence ATGGAGTCTTGGGCGGGACACGAGGTGCCACGGCTGCCGGGCACGGGCGTGCCGTTGGCGTTGTACGACTCGGCGCGCCAGGGCGTGCACCCGAGTGATCCGGCCGACGCGGCCAGCATGTACGTCTGCGGCATCACCCCGTACGACGCCACCCACCTCGGCCACGCCGCCACCATGATCACGTTCGACCTGGTGCAGCGGATGTGGCGCGACGCCGGCCGCCCGGTGCGCTACGTGCAGAACGTCACCGACATCGACGATCCGCTGCTGGAGCGGGCCGCCCGCGACGGCGAGGACTGGGTGGTCCTCGCGATGCGGGAGACCGCCCTGTTCCGGGAGGACATGGAGGCGCTGCGGATCATCCCGCCGGAGCACTACGTGGGTGCTGTGGAGTCGATCCCGGACATCGCCGACAAGGTCGAGGTGCTCGTCAAGGACGGTGCCGCGTACCGACTCGACGACGGCACGGGCGACGTCTACTTCGACATCTCCGCCACCGGCCGGTTCGGTTACGAGTCGAACCTGACCCGCGAGCAGATGCTGGAGATCTTCCCGGACCGCGGCGGTGACCCGGACCGGGCCGGCAAGCGTGACCCCCTCGACCCGCTGCTGTGGCGCGGCGTCCGCGAGGGTGAGCCGTCCTGGCCGGGCGGGGAGCTGGGCCCGGGCCGCCCCGGCTGGCACATCGAGTGCGCGGTGATCGCCCTGAACCTGCTCGGCGACCGGATCGACGTGCAGGGCGGCGGCAACGACCTGCTGTTCCCGCACCACGAGGCGTCCGCCGCGCACGCCGAGCGGCTCACCGGTCAGGCGCCGTTCGCGCAGCACTACGTGCACGCCGGGATGATCGGCCTGGACGGCGAGAAGATGTCCAAGTCCCGGGGCAACCTGGTCTTCGTGTCCCGGTTGCGCGCCGACAAGGTCGACCCGATGGCGATCCGGCTGGCGCTGATCTCCGGGCACTACCGTGCCGACCGCACGTGGACCGACGAGCTGCTCACCGCCGCGCAGGAGCGCCTGGCCCGCTGGCGGCGGGCCGCCGCCGCGCCGGCCGGGCCGTCCGGGGCCGAGCTGCTGGCCGGGGTACGCGCACGCCTGGCCGACGACCTGGACACGCCCGGTGCTCTGGCGGTCGCCGACCGCTGGGCCGAGGCGACCCTCGCCGGGGCGGCGGACGACACCGAAGCGCCAGCCCTCTTCGCAAAGACGGTGGACGCCCTCCTGGGCATCCACCTCTAA
- a CDS encoding GntR family transcriptional regulator, which translates to MQINPGAAEFPHRQIAAQLKAQVRRGDWGPGERLPSIPAIAEMFGVAKQTVQRAVDQLRVEGILITKPGSGTYVRGTRRRLNRLSRGRYGGFRGYHTDLAARYRQQLVSVGRSPAPAEVADAFGVPDGTDLLCRRHLVRTDDSPVEVGASWFLPRDTAGTSLERAEAFGRPLYQEAEEVTGRRYVSATDTISARQPSREEAETLQIRPDTPVLHLLHVAYDANRKPIEVAQATWPGPMTTLTEEYKIPAPTPDPEPDPGLVLG; encoded by the coding sequence GTGCAGATCAATCCCGGGGCCGCGGAGTTCCCGCACCGACAGATCGCCGCGCAGCTCAAGGCCCAGGTCCGCCGCGGCGACTGGGGGCCGGGCGAGCGACTGCCGTCCATCCCGGCCATCGCCGAGATGTTCGGCGTCGCCAAGCAGACCGTGCAACGCGCCGTCGACCAGCTGCGGGTCGAAGGCATCCTGATCACCAAACCCGGCTCCGGTACGTACGTCCGGGGCACCCGCCGCCGACTCAACCGACTCTCCCGAGGGCGGTACGGCGGCTTCCGCGGCTACCACACCGACCTGGCCGCCCGATACCGTCAGCAACTCGTCTCGGTCGGCCGCTCCCCCGCCCCCGCCGAGGTCGCCGACGCGTTCGGGGTACCCGACGGCACCGACCTGCTCTGCCGCCGGCACCTCGTCCGCACCGACGACTCCCCCGTCGAGGTGGGCGCCTCCTGGTTCCTGCCCCGCGACACCGCGGGCACCTCGCTGGAGCGCGCCGAGGCGTTCGGCCGGCCGCTCTACCAGGAGGCCGAGGAGGTCACTGGACGACGGTACGTCTCGGCCACCGACACGATCAGCGCCCGCCAGCCCAGCCGGGAGGAGGCCGAGACCCTCCAGATCCGGCCGGACACCCCGGTGCTGCACCTGCTGCACGTCGCGTACGACGCGAACCGCAAACCGATCGAGGTGGCCCAGGCCACCTGGCCCGGCCCGATGACCACCCTCACCGAGGAGTACAAGATCCCCGCCCCGACCCCCGACCCGGAACCCGACCCCGGCCTGGTCCTCGGCTAA
- a CDS encoding PAC2 family protein, protein MTEFDGLPVLRSPVAIAAFEGWNDAADASTAAVEHLEQVWNARQIAELDPEDFYDFQVSRPTITMADGETRRVEWPTTRFMVASPEGTDRDVVLIRGIEPSMRWRTFCEQVLEICHSLEVERVVLLGALLADVPYTRPLPISGSASDAQAAERYQLTPTRYDGPTGIVGVLHDACSRAEVDAVSFWVHVPHYANNPPCPKATLALLHRVEEVVDLPVPMADLAEESAEWEQRVRSAAEQDAELGEYVRELEERVGDEGITPLTGDEIAQEFEKYLRRRGGSAGPTAGSW, encoded by the coding sequence GTGACCGAGTTCGACGGACTGCCGGTGCTGCGGTCCCCGGTGGCCATCGCCGCCTTCGAGGGATGGAACGACGCCGCGGACGCGTCCACCGCCGCCGTGGAGCACCTGGAGCAGGTCTGGAACGCCCGGCAGATCGCCGAGCTGGACCCGGAGGACTTCTACGACTTCCAGGTCAGCCGACCCACCATCACCATGGCCGACGGCGAGACCCGCCGGGTGGAGTGGCCGACGACCCGGTTCATGGTGGCGAGCCCGGAGGGCACCGACCGTGACGTGGTGCTGATCCGCGGCATCGAGCCGAGCATGCGCTGGCGGACGTTCTGCGAACAGGTGTTGGAGATCTGCCACAGCCTCGAGGTGGAACGGGTGGTGCTGCTCGGGGCGTTGCTCGCCGATGTTCCGTACACTCGGCCGCTGCCGATCAGCGGCAGTGCCTCCGACGCGCAGGCCGCCGAGCGCTACCAGCTCACCCCCACCCGCTACGACGGTCCGACCGGCATCGTAGGGGTGCTGCACGACGCCTGCTCCCGCGCCGAGGTGGACGCCGTCTCGTTCTGGGTGCACGTGCCGCACTACGCCAACAACCCGCCCTGCCCGAAGGCCACCCTCGCCCTGCTGCACCGGGTCGAGGAGGTCGTCGACCTGCCGGTGCCGATGGCCGACCTGGCCGAGGAGTCCGCCGAGTGGGAGCAGCGGGTGCGCAGCGCCGCCGAGCAGGACGCCGAGCTGGGCGAATATGTTCGCGAGCTGGAGGAACGCGTCGGCGACGAGGGCATCACCCCGTTGACCGGTGACGAGATCGCCCAGGAGTTCGAGAAGTACCTGCGCCGTCGGGGCGGTTCGGCCGGCCCCACCGCCGGCTCCTGGTAA
- the metH gene encoding methionine synthase, whose product MRTSLMDVLADRILIADGAMGTMLQAADLTLDDFDGLEGCNEILNVTRPDVVRGVHDAYLAAGADCVETNTFGANLANLAEYDIPQRIRELSEAGARIAREAADAASTPQRPRFVLGSIGPGTKLPTLGHTDYATLRDAYQENAAGLIEGGADALIIETCQDLLQVKAAVIGSKRAMTELGRSVPIICHVAVETTGTMLVGSEIGAALAAIEPLGVDLIGLNCSTGPAEMSEHLRYLSQHSRIPLSVMPNAGLPVLTADGAYFPLTPVEMAEALERFVTDYSVGLVGGCCGTTPEHIRVLSERLHGSVAPAREARHEAGVSSVYHPVPFAQDASVLMVGERTNANGSKAFREAMLAGDWRACVEIARSQARDGSHLLDLCVDYVGRDGTRDMRELAGRFATASTLPIMLDSTEPAVVEAGLEMLGGRCVVNSVNFEDGDGPDSRYARVMPIVREHGAAVVALLIDEEGQARTQEWKVRVAARLIDDLTGRWGMDRADILIDALTFPIATGQEETRRDGLETIEAIREIARRYPGVNFTLGISNISFGLNPAARQVLNSVFLHECVQAGLTSAIVHASKILPMSKIPDEQREVALDLVYDRRREGYDPVQRFLELFEGVDVTSARASRAQELAALPLDERLKRRIIDGERNGLEADLDDAMAGGRSPLSIINDILLDGMKVVGELFGSGQMQLPFVLQSAEVMKTAVAYLEPHMETTEDGGKGRIVLATVRGDVHDIGKNLVDIILSNNGYEVVNIGIKQPINAILDAAEQHRADAIGMSGLLVKSTVIMKENLAEMATRGVAERWPVLLGGAALTRAYVEDDLRSMFPGQVHYARDAFEGLSLMDKVMTAKRGGAPVIDPEREAALAARRARRERQRTMVTESLPELHDSSVRSDVAVDVEVPSPPFFGTRVIKGVPMADYAALLDERATFRGQWGLNGARGGNGPSYDELVETEGRPRLRYWLDRLIADQVLEAAVVYGYFPAYSEGNDLVVLDENGHAERARFSFPRQRQERRLCLADFFKPKGDQLDVVALQLVTVGQPVSEYAAKLFARNEYRDYLEVHGLSVQLTEALAEYWHRRVRAELTLPDGRPLGHDDPTDLAGLLRNDYRGCRYAFGYPACPDLEDRAKIVDLLGADRIGVELSEEFQLMPEQATDAIVVHHPEASYFNAK is encoded by the coding sequence GTGCGGACTTCGTTGATGGATGTGCTGGCCGACCGGATTCTCATCGCCGACGGCGCGATGGGCACGATGCTGCAGGCCGCGGACCTCACGCTCGACGACTTCGACGGGCTCGAAGGGTGCAACGAGATCCTCAACGTCACCCGGCCGGACGTGGTGCGCGGCGTGCACGACGCCTACCTGGCCGCCGGCGCGGACTGCGTCGAGACCAACACGTTCGGGGCCAACCTCGCCAACCTCGCCGAGTACGACATTCCCCAGCGCATCCGGGAGCTGTCCGAGGCGGGTGCCCGCATCGCCCGGGAGGCCGCGGATGCGGCCAGCACCCCGCAACGGCCCCGGTTCGTGCTCGGCTCGATCGGGCCGGGCACCAAGCTGCCCACCCTCGGGCACACCGACTACGCCACCCTGCGCGACGCCTACCAGGAGAACGCCGCAGGTCTGATCGAGGGCGGCGCGGACGCGCTGATCATCGAGACCTGCCAGGACCTGCTCCAGGTCAAGGCGGCGGTCATCGGGTCGAAGCGGGCGATGACCGAGCTGGGCCGGTCGGTGCCGATCATCTGTCACGTGGCCGTCGAGACCACGGGCACCATGCTGGTGGGCAGTGAGATCGGTGCGGCCCTGGCCGCCATCGAGCCGCTCGGGGTGGACCTGATCGGGCTCAACTGTTCGACCGGCCCGGCGGAGATGAGCGAGCACCTGCGCTACCTGTCGCAGCACTCCCGCATTCCCCTGTCGGTGATGCCGAACGCCGGTCTGCCGGTGCTGACCGCCGACGGGGCGTACTTCCCGCTGACCCCGGTGGAGATGGCCGAGGCCCTGGAGCGGTTCGTCACGGACTACAGCGTGGGGCTGGTCGGCGGGTGCTGCGGCACCACGCCGGAGCACATCCGGGTGTTGTCCGAGCGGCTGCACGGCAGCGTCGCCCCGGCCCGCGAGGCCCGGCACGAGGCGGGTGTCTCCTCGGTGTACCACCCGGTGCCGTTCGCCCAGGACGCGTCGGTGTTGATGGTGGGGGAGCGTACCAACGCCAACGGTTCGAAGGCGTTCCGCGAGGCGATGCTCGCCGGCGACTGGCGGGCCTGTGTGGAGATCGCCCGCAGTCAGGCCCGGGACGGGTCGCACCTGCTCGACCTCTGCGTGGACTACGTCGGCCGCGACGGCACGCGGGACATGCGCGAGCTGGCCGGCCGGTTCGCCACCGCGTCCACCCTGCCGATCATGTTGGACTCCACCGAGCCGGCCGTCGTCGAGGCCGGGCTGGAGATGCTCGGTGGCCGGTGCGTGGTCAACTCGGTGAACTTCGAGGACGGTGACGGCCCCGACTCCCGCTACGCGCGGGTGATGCCGATCGTCCGGGAGCACGGCGCGGCGGTGGTGGCGCTGCTCATCGACGAGGAGGGGCAGGCCCGTACCCAGGAGTGGAAGGTGCGGGTCGCGGCGCGGCTGATCGACGACCTGACCGGCCGGTGGGGCATGGACCGCGCCGACATCCTGATCGACGCGCTGACTTTCCCGATCGCCACCGGGCAGGAGGAGACCCGTCGCGACGGCCTGGAGACCATCGAGGCGATCCGGGAGATCGCCCGCCGCTACCCGGGGGTCAACTTCACGCTGGGCATCTCGAACATCTCCTTCGGCCTCAACCCGGCGGCCCGGCAGGTGCTCAACTCGGTGTTCCTGCACGAGTGCGTGCAGGCCGGCCTGACCTCGGCGATCGTGCACGCCAGCAAGATCCTGCCGATGTCGAAGATCCCCGACGAGCAGCGCGAGGTCGCCCTGGACCTGGTCTACGACCGGCGCCGCGAGGGATACGACCCGGTGCAGCGCTTCCTCGAACTCTTCGAGGGTGTGGACGTGACCAGTGCCCGGGCCAGCCGGGCGCAGGAGTTGGCGGCGCTGCCGCTGGACGAGCGGCTCAAGCGGCGGATCATCGACGGTGAGCGCAACGGCCTGGAGGCCGACCTGGACGACGCGATGGCCGGTGGCCGTTCCCCCCTGTCGATCATCAACGACATCCTGCTGGACGGCATGAAGGTCGTCGGCGAGTTGTTCGGCTCCGGCCAGATGCAGTTGCCGTTCGTGCTCCAGTCCGCCGAGGTGATGAAGACCGCGGTGGCCTATCTGGAGCCGCACATGGAGACCACGGAGGACGGCGGCAAGGGCCGCATCGTGCTCGCCACCGTGCGCGGCGACGTGCACGACATCGGCAAGAACCTGGTCGACATCATCCTGTCGAACAACGGCTACGAGGTGGTGAACATCGGCATCAAGCAGCCGATCAACGCCATCCTCGACGCCGCCGAGCAGCACCGCGCCGACGCGATCGGCATGTCCGGGCTGCTGGTCAAGAGCACGGTCATCATGAAGGAAAATCTGGCCGAGATGGCCACCCGCGGGGTCGCGGAGCGCTGGCCCGTCCTGCTCGGAGGTGCGGCGCTGACCCGCGCGTACGTCGAGGACGACCTGCGGTCGATGTTCCCCGGCCAGGTGCACTACGCGCGGGACGCGTTCGAGGGCCTGTCCCTGATGGACAAGGTGATGACCGCCAAGCGCGGCGGCGCGCCCGTGATCGACCCGGAGCGGGAGGCCGCCCTCGCGGCCCGCCGCGCCCGCCGGGAACGGCAGCGGACGATGGTCACGGAGTCACTGCCGGAGCTGCACGACTCCTCGGTCCGCTCCGACGTGGCAGTGGACGTGGAGGTGCCCAGCCCGCCGTTCTTCGGCACCCGGGTGATCAAGGGTGTCCCGATGGCCGACTACGCGGCGTTGCTCGACGAGCGGGCCACGTTCCGCGGGCAGTGGGGGCTCAACGGGGCCCGGGGCGGCAACGGACCCTCCTACGACGAGCTGGTCGAGACCGAGGGTCGGCCGCGTCTGCGGTACTGGCTGGACCGGCTGATCGCCGACCAGGTGCTGGAGGCAGCCGTGGTGTACGGCTACTTCCCCGCGTACTCCGAAGGCAACGACCTGGTGGTGCTCGACGAGAACGGGCACGCGGAGCGCGCCCGATTCTCCTTCCCCCGGCAGCGGCAGGAGCGGCGGCTCTGCCTGGCGGACTTCTTCAAGCCCAAGGGCGACCAGCTCGATGTGGTCGCGTTGCAACTGGTCACCGTCGGGCAACCCGTCAGCGAGTACGCGGCGAAGCTGTTCGCCCGCAACGAGTACCGCGACTACCTGGAGGTGCACGGGTTGTCGGTGCAGCTCACCGAGGCCCTCGCCGAGTACTGGCACCGGCGTGTCCGGGCCGAGCTGACCCTGCCCGACGGGCGTCCGCTGGGTCACGACGACCCCACGGACCTGGCGGGCCTGCTGCGCAACGACTACCGGGGCTGCCGGTACGCGTTCGGCTACCCGGCCTGCCCCGACCTGGAGGACCGCGCGAAGATCGTGGACCTGCTCGGCGCGGACCGGATCGGTGTCGAGTTGTCCGAGGAGTTCCAGCTCATGCCGGAGCAGGCCACCGACGCGATCGTGGTCCACCACCCGGAGGCCAGTTACTTCAACGCCAAGTAA
- a CDS encoding tyrosine-type recombinase/integrase, which yields MGNLTGDPTTVTLYLTTADGLPLSRSKFNPAVWKPAIRATGIPDDRRNGMHVLRHTYASVLLDAGESIKALSTYLGHADPGFTLRTYTHLLPTSEDRTRRAIDTAFGEDQAAKDGPEAVDGLETA from the coding sequence GTGGGGAACCTGACCGGCGACCCCACGACCGTCACGCTCTACCTGACCACCGCTGACGGCCTGCCGCTCAGTCGCTCGAAGTTCAACCCCGCTGTCTGGAAGCCGGCGATCCGGGCCACCGGCATCCCCGACGACCGCCGCAACGGCATGCACGTCCTGAGGCATACCTACGCCTCGGTCCTCCTGGACGCCGGCGAGAGCATCAAGGCCCTGTCGACCTACCTCGGCCACGCCGACCCCGGGTTCACCCTGCGGACCTACACGCATCTCCTACCGACCAGCGAGGACCGGACGCGCCGCGCCATCGACACCGCCTTCGGCGAGGACCAGGCCGCTAAGGACGGCCCGGAAGCCGTTGACGGCCTGGAGACGGCATGA
- a CDS encoding transposase family protein, with the protein MQVISAARSEWIFPFTGLQPVQFRRLVRLVAERGGDAIADGRPGRQWSLDLADRVLLVAAYWRTNLTMRQIGPLFGVSHSAAHRVIDTLGPLLALAPVRRRRVDQIAIVDGTLIPTRDHRLAAQSKNYRYSTNLQVAIDAHTRLVVALGDPQPGNRNDTIVYRTSGIDQKLAGRPVMADGAYRGNPEVIIPYRKPADGSELPDWKKELNRQHRKVRAQVEHALARIKTFKILRDYRRAAHTLADTASGIANLHNIILLR; encoded by the coding sequence GTGCAGGTGATCTCAGCGGCCCGCTCGGAGTGGATCTTCCCGTTCACCGGGTTGCAGCCCGTCCAGTTCCGCAGGCTGGTCAGGCTGGTCGCCGAACGTGGCGGGGACGCGATCGCTGATGGCCGGCCGGGTCGGCAGTGGTCACTTGACCTCGCTGATCGGGTGTTGCTGGTGGCCGCGTACTGGCGCACGAACCTGACCATGCGGCAGATCGGTCCGCTGTTCGGGGTGTCGCACTCGGCCGCGCACCGGGTGATCGACACCCTCGGCCCGCTGCTCGCCCTGGCCCCTGTGCGTCGGCGCCGGGTCGACCAGATCGCGATCGTCGACGGCACCCTGATCCCGACCCGGGACCACCGGCTGGCCGCCCAGAGTAAGAACTACCGCTACAGCACGAATCTGCAGGTCGCCATCGACGCCCACACCCGCCTCGTCGTGGCCCTCGGTGACCCACAGCCCGGCAACCGCAACGACACCATCGTCTACCGCACCTCGGGTATCGACCAGAAACTGGCAGGTAGACCGGTCATGGCCGACGGCGCCTACCGCGGCAACCCCGAGGTGATCATCCCGTACCGCAAACCGGCCGACGGCAGCGAACTACCCGACTGGAAGAAGGAGCTGAACAGGCAACACCGCAAGGTCCGCGCGCAGGTCGAACACGCCCTGGCCCGGATAAAGACCTTCAAGATCCTGCGGGACTACCGACGAGCCGCCCACACATTGGCCGACACCGCTTCCGGCATCGCCAATCTCCACAACATCATCCTGCTCCGGTGA